From Scylla paramamosain isolate STU-SP2022 chromosome 16, ASM3559412v1, whole genome shotgun sequence, one genomic window encodes:
- the LOC135108205 gene encoding uncharacterized protein LOC135108205, producing the protein MEIEWVQINVISAYAPQVGCELDEMEEFWSEVEEVIQNIPREERVVIGADFNVHIGEGNNGDEDVMGKYGVGKRNEEGQMVVDCAKQMEMALVNTYFKKRGEHRVTHMSGGRSTQVEFILRREYNLKEFSDCKVVPGESVAKQHRVLVGNLSLKL; encoded by the coding sequence ATGGAAATTGAATGGGTACAAATAAATGTGATCAGTGCGTACGCCCCACAGGTGGGGTGTGAGTTGGACGAAATGGAGGAGTTCTggagtgaggtggaggaagtgataCAGAACATCCCCAGAGAGGAGAGGGTTGTTATTGGAGCAGACTTTAATGTACATATCGGAGAAGGAAACAATGGTGACGAGGATGTGATGGGCAAATATGGCgtgggaaagagaaatgaggagggaCAGATGGTTGTTGACTGTGCGAAACAGATGGAGATGGCATTAGTGAACACCTATTTTAAGAAGAGGGGGGAGCACAGAGTTACACAtatgagtggaggaaggagcaCACAAGTAGAATTTATACTGCGTAGGGAATACAACTTGAAAGAGTTTAGTGATTGTAAGGTTGTGCCCGGGGAAAGTGTAGCAAAACAGCATAGAGTGTTAGTTGGGAACCTGAGCCTTAAACTGTAg